CGATGGGACGCGAAACGGTCAGGCTGGGATAGGCCATGACCCTCAAGGAAGCGCTGGGCAAGGTCGTGAGCCGGCGCGACCTCTCCCGCGAGGAGATGGCCTCCGTCATGGGCCAGATGCTCGCGGGCGAGGCATCCGCCGCGCAGATTGGTGCGCTGGCGGCCGCGCTGCGCATGAAGGGAGAGACCGAGGACGAGATCCTCGGCGCGGCGGAGGCCATGCGGGCCTGCGCGGCGAAGATTGCTCCCGTGGCGGAGGTGGTGCTCGACACCTGCGGTACGGGGGGGGATGGAGCGCACACCTTCAACATCTCCACCGCGGTGGCCTTCGTGGCCGCCGGGGCGGGGGCGACGGTGGCCAAGCACGGCAACCGCGCGGTCTCCAGCCGCTGCGGCAGCGCGGACGTGCTGGCGGCGCTGGGCGTGTCCATGGAGCGGGCGCACGCGCAGGTGGCGCGCGACATCGACGAGCACGGGGTGGGCTTCCTCTTCGCGCCTTCGCACCACAGTGCCCTGAGGCACGTGGCGCAGGCGCGCAGGGACCTGGGCTTCCACAGCGTGTTCAACCTGCTGGGGCCGCTGACGAACCCCGCGGGGGCGCGCTACCAGCTGCTGGGCACGTTCGACCGGCAGCGCGTGGAGCAGACCGCGCGGGTGCTGGGGCGGCTGGGCAGCCGGCGCGCCTGGGTGGTGCACGGGCACGACGGGCTGGACGAGATTTCGCCATGCGCGCCCACGGAGGTCGCGGAGTTGTGCGCGGACGGCACCGTGCGCCGCTTCACCGTGACGCCGGCGGACGCGGGCCTGGCGATGGTGCCGCGTGAGTCCATCGCGGGAGGCGACGCGGAGGAGAACGCGAAGCGCCTGCGCGCGCTGCTCGCGGGAGAGCGCGACGGCGTGCGCACGGCGGTGCTGCTCAACGCGGCCGCCGCGCTGCTCATCGTGGGGCTGGTGGACACCCTGAAGGAGGGCGTGAAGCGGGCAGAGCACGCCATCGACTCCGGGGCCGCCGAACGCAAGCTCGCGGCACTCATCCAGAAGGCCGCGGCATGACGACCACCTCTTCGGCCGCGAAGCCCGTGGAATCACCGGGCACACTGGACGTCATCATGGCGCGCAAGCGCCGGGAGCTGGGCACCCGCCCTCCTCCCACGCATGGCGCGCATCCCCCGACGCGGGACTTCGCCCAGGCGCTGGTGCGCCGCGTGCCCGGACATCCGGTCAACGTCATCGCGGAGGTGAAGCGCAAGAGCCCCTCGGGCGGCGCCTTCCCGCATGCGGACGTGGTCGCGGTGGCCCGCTCCTATGAAGCCGCCGGCGCCTGCGCCATCAGCGTGCTCACGGACGGGCCGGACTTCGGCGGCAGCCTGGAGGACCTGGTCGCGGTCCGCGCCGCCGTCTCCATCCCCGTGCTGCGCAAGGACTTCCTCGTCGCCGCCAGCGAGGTGGAGGAGAGCGCGGCCTGGGGCGCGGACGCGGTGCTGCTCATCGCGGACGCGCTCGGAGACACGGAGCTCCGGGAGATGATCGCCGCCGCGAAGCAGGTGCGCGTGGCCGCGCTCGTGGAGGCCCACACGGAGGCGCACGCCGAACGCGCGCTCGCCGCGGGCGCGAGCATCATCGGCCTCAACAACCGCAACCTCGCCACGCTGAAGACGGACACCGGCACGGCGCTCCGGGTGATGCCCACGCTGCGCTCCCGGTCCACCGCCCTGGTCGCGGAGAGCGGCCTCAAGCACCTGGCGGACCTCACCGCCGCGCGCGACGCGGGCGCCAACGCCGTGCTCGTGGGCGAGTCCCTCCTGCGCGACGCGGACCCCGGCCGGGCCCTGCGCCGGCTGCTCGGCCTGGAAGGCGGCGGGACATGAAGGTCCTGGTGAAGGTCTGCGGCGTGACGCGCGTCGAGGACGCCCAGGGCGTCTGGGCGGCGGGCGTGGACGCGATGGG
This DNA window, taken from Corallococcus coralloides DSM 2259, encodes the following:
- the trpD gene encoding anthranilate phosphoribosyltransferase; protein product: MTLKEALGKVVSRRDLSREEMASVMGQMLAGEASAAQIGALAAALRMKGETEDEILGAAEAMRACAAKIAPVAEVVLDTCGTGGDGAHTFNISTAVAFVAAGAGATVAKHGNRAVSSRCGSADVLAALGVSMERAHAQVARDIDEHGVGFLFAPSHHSALRHVAQARRDLGFHSVFNLLGPLTNPAGARYQLLGTFDRQRVEQTARVLGRLGSRRAWVVHGHDGLDEISPCAPTEVAELCADGTVRRFTVTPADAGLAMVPRESIAGGDAEENAKRLRALLAGERDGVRTAVLLNAAAALLIVGLVDTLKEGVKRAEHAIDSGAAERKLAALIQKAAA
- a CDS encoding indole-3-glycerol phosphate synthase TrpC, whose amino-acid sequence is MTTTSSAAKPVESPGTLDVIMARKRRELGTRPPPTHGAHPPTRDFAQALVRRVPGHPVNVIAEVKRKSPSGGAFPHADVVAVARSYEAAGACAISVLTDGPDFGGSLEDLVAVRAAVSIPVLRKDFLVAASEVEESAAWGADAVLLIADALGDTELREMIAAAKQVRVAALVEAHTEAHAERALAAGASIIGLNNRNLATLKTDTGTALRVMPTLRSRSTALVAESGLKHLADLTAARDAGANAVLVGESLLRDADPGRALRRLLGLEGGGT